One genomic window of Cercospora beticola chromosome 5, complete sequence includes the following:
- the MCR1 gene encoding NADH-cytochrome b5 reductase, translating into MFSSRLFRPAAQLSQHVRRYASEAPKSGGSNGLLLGAVGAAALGGGYYAFAGTKDPVTVAKENTAPAYENKTPAQGGPPDKVFIGGDQGFISLKLDKVEEINHNTKKFIFAFDNPDAVSGLPVTSALITKYKGPEDEKPTIRPYTPVSDEGERGHMDLIVKKYQGGPMSTHLHNMEPGQRLEIKGPIPKYPWETNKHDHVALIAGGTGVTPMYQLARGIFKNPQDKTKVTLVFGNVTEEDILLKKEFEQLEQEFPQRFRAFYVLDKPPQGWKQGKGFITKDLLKTVLPAPSEENVKVFVCGPPGLYKAISGPKKSPQDQGELAGILKELGYAKEQVFKF; encoded by the exons ATGTTTTCATCACGCCTCTTTCGCCCAGCGGCGCAGCTCTCACAG CATGTTCGACGATATGCCTCCGAAGCACCAAAGAGTGGGGGAAGCAATGGACTTCTTCTCGGCGCAGTCGGCGCTGCGGCACTAGGAGGAGGATACTATGCCTTCGCGGGAACAAAAGATCCTGTGACAGTGGCGAAGGAGAACACCGCGCCGGCTTATGAGAATAAGACCCCAGCACAAGGAGGGCCTCCAGACAAGGTCTTCATCGGTGGAG ACCAGGGCTTCATCAGCCTGAAACTGGACAAGGTCGAGGAGATCAACCACAACACCAAGAAGTTCATCTTTGCCTTCGACAACCCAGACGCTGTCAGCGGACTGCCAGTAACCAGCGCTCTGATCACCAAATACAAGGGACCAGAGGATGAGAAGCCAACAATTAGGCCTTACACCCCAGTCAGCGACGAGGGCGAACGCGGGCACATGGATTTGATTGTGAAGAAGTACCAGGGTGGACCGATGTCAACACATCTCCACAACATGGAACCTGGGCAGAGACTCGAGATCAAGGGCCCAATTCCAAAGTACCCATGGGAGACAAACAAGCACGACCACGTTGCACTCATCGCTGGTGGTACCGGTGTCACACCCATGTACCAGCTCGCACGAGGAATTTTCAAGAACCCACAGGACAAGACGAAAGTCACACTTGTTTTCGGCAACGTGACGGAGGAGGATATCCTCCTGAAGAAGGAGTTCGAACAGCTGGAGCAAGAGTTCCCTCAACGATTCCGCGCCTTCTACGTGCTGGACAAGCCTCCTCAGGGATGGAAGCAGGGCAAAGGATTCATCACCAAGGACCTGCTCAAGACTGTTCTGCCAGCACCAAGCGAAGAGAACGTCAAGGTGTTTGTCTGCGGTCCTCCTGGTCTGTACAAGGCAATTTCCGGGCCAAAGAAGAGCCCGCAAGATCAGGGTGAGCTTGCTGGTATCTTGAAGGAGCTCGGTTACGCGAAGGAGCAAGTCTTCAAGTTCTAA
- the RPB2 gene encoding DNA-dependent RNA polymerase II — protein MSYADGDAMMAMAEDGEETYDANAITAEDCWSVIHSFFDAKGLVSQQLDSFDEFAMSTMQEIVSETPNIVIDQNIPGEEHDESNMPIVKRRYIIELGMLSIAPASMTEGDGTTRKLFPHEARLRNLTYAAPVFVDMTKKMQVCRERSLGGRLSEDGTTWLDSPDWDGVTTENAWEDDLENPPEFKPQVFVGKLPVMLKSKMCGLRNRSEAELYALQECPFDQGGYFIINGSEKVLIAQERSAANIVQVFKKKGTNTPVTAELRSATEKGTRLISSVSVKLYNQSAHSAVSGKTIKMTLPLIKTEIPIGIVFRALGIVSDEDILNHIVDKNDTQMLEMLKPCLEEAFVIQERDVALDFIGRRGQQQGTKDKRIRYAKDIMQKEFLPHISQEEGSETKKAFFLGYMVNRMLQCALGRTEEDDRDHFGKKRLDLAGPLMAQVFRLKFQQLVKEMKQYLHRCVEMNREFNITLAVKTNILTSGLRYCLATGNWGDQKKASSSKAGVSQVLNRYTYASTLSHLRRTNTPIGRDGKIAKPRQLHNTHWGLVCPAETPEGQACGLVKNLSLMCYVSVGTPGAPLIDFMRQRGMDLLEEYDPVMNPRATKIMLNGTWVGVHRNAGQLADTLRALRRKGLLSFEVTIIRDVREREIRIFTDAGRVCRPLFVVDNDPKSLNRGSLVLKQEQLEKLALDQEILANLEGVSEEERDNSIFGWKGLVDAGVVEYLDAEEEETAMIIMTPDDLEEHKNMRNGIQWEEARDDPHRRIKPKPNASVRMWTHCEIHPAMILGICASIIPFPDHNQSPRNTYQSAMGKQAMGVTLTNYNVRMDTMANVLYYPQKPLATTRSMEFLRFRDLPAGQNAIVAIACYSGYNQEDSVIMNQSSIDRGLFRSLFFRAYMDQEKRVGMAVVEAFEKPTRADTMRMKQGSYDKLDEDGIVAPGARVSGDDIIIGKTAPMPPDAEELGQRTKLHVKRDVSTPLRSTENGLVDQVLITTNTEGLRFVKVRTRVTKVPQIGDKFASRHGQKGTIGITYRQEDMPFSADGLTPDIIINPHAIPSRMTIAHLIECLLSKVGALQGQEGDATPFTDVTVSSVSAILASHGFQQRGFEVMYNGHTGKKLNAQVFLGPTYYQRLRHMVDDKIHARARGPLQILTRQPVEGRARDGGLRFGEMERDCMIAHGASAFLKERLLDVSDAFRVHICEICGLMTPIASIKKQQFECRPCKNKTKIAQIIIPYAAKLLFQELAAMNVATRMFTNRSGISIR, from the exons ATGTCGTACGCGGACGGAgatgccatgatggcgatggcggagGATGGCGAAGAGACGTATGATGCGAACGCCATCACGGCAGAGGACTGTTGGTCCGTGATTCATTCGTTCTTCGATGCGAAAGGCCTGGTATCGCAGCAATTGGACTCTTTCGATGAATTCGCAATGTCCACGATGCAGGAAATCGTGTCCGAGACACCGAACATTGTCATCGATCAGAACATTCCGGGGGAGGAACACGATGAGAGCAACATGCCTATCGTGAAGCGGCGGTACATTATCGAGCTTGGCATGTTGTCCATCGCGCCAGCATCCATGACAGAAGGCGACGGCACAACGCGAAAACTGTTCCCCCACGAGGCGCGACTGCGAAATCTGACTTACGCCGCTCCGGTTTTCGTCGATATGACAAAGAAGATGCAAGTCTGTCGCGAGCGATCTCTAGGCGGCCGACTGAGCGAAGATGGCACAACGTGGTTAGACTCTCCGGACTGGGATGGCGTAACGACAGAGAATGCTTGGGAGGACGACTTGGAGAACCCGCCCGAGTTCAAGCCACAGGTTTTCGTCGGCAAGTTGCCTGTGATGCTGAAGTCAAAGATGTGTGGTTTGCGGAATCGTAGCGAGGCGGAACTTTATGCTCTGCAGGAGTGTCCTTTCGATCAAGGAGGCTACTTTATCATCAACGGCTCGGAAAAAGTGTTGATTGCACAAGAGCGCAGTGCGGCCAACATCGTTCAGGtcttcaagaagaagggtaCAAACACTCCAGTCACTGCTGAGCTGCGAAGTGCTACCGAAAAGGGCACACGTTTGATCAGTTCAGTGTCGGTGAAGCTGTACAATCAATCCGCACATTCGGCAGTATCAGGCAAGACGATCAAGATGACGCTACCACTGATCAAGACTGAGATCCCGATTGGCATCGTTTTCCGCGCTCTCGGTATCGTTTCTGACGAGGATATCCTTAACCACATTGTGGACAAGAACGATACTCAGATGTTGGAAATGCTTAAGCCATGCTTAGAAGAAGCTTTTGTTATCCAAGAACGTGATGTCGCTCTCGACTTCATTGGTCGTCGTGGCCAGCAACAAGGCACGAAGGACAAGCGAATACGATACGCGAAAGACATTATGCAGAAGGAGTTCCTCCCGCACATCTCTCAAGAGGAGGGTAGCGAGACGAAGAAAGCGTTCTTCCTTGGCTACATGGTCAATCGAATGCTCCAGTGCGCACTCGGCCGcacagaagaggacgacCGTGACCACTTCGGCAAGAAGCGCCTTGATCTGGCAGGTCCGCTCATGGCGCAAGTGTTCCGCCTGAAGTTCCAACAGCTCGTCAAAGAAATGAAGCAGTATCTCCACCGTTGTGTCGAGATGAATCGAGAATTCAACATCACACTGGCAGTCAAAACCAACATCCTGACGTCTGGGTTACGATACTGTCTTGCGACTGGAAACTGGGGAGACCAGAAGaaagcttcttcctccaagGCTGGTGTCAGTCAGGTGCTTAATCGATACACATATGCCTCTACGCTCAGCCACTTGCGGAGAACGAACACCCCGATCGGTCGTGACGGCAAGATCGCAAAGCCTCGCCAGCTGCACAATACGCATTGGGGACTTGTATGCCCTGCAGAGACTCCTGAAGGACAGGCTTGTGGTTTGGTCAAGAATTTATCTCTCATGTGCTACGTTTCTGTGGGGACTCCTGGCGCACCACTCATCGATTTCATGCGACAGCGTGGTATGGATTTACTCGAAGAATATGATCCGGTGATGAACCCACGAGCAACGAAGATTATGCTCAACGGAACATGGGTCGGCGTGCATCGCAACGCAGGACAGCTTGCAGACACCCTGCGAGCATTGAGGCGCAAGGGTCTCCTGAGTTTCGAGGTCACGATCATTCGCGATGTCCGAGAGCGCGAGATCAGAATTTTCACCGACGCAGGGCGTGTCTGTCGCCCGCTCTTCGTCGTTGACAACGACCCCAAGAGTCTCAACCGAGGAAGCCTCGTACTAAAGCAAGAGCAGCTCGAGAAACTGGCGCTCGACCAAGAGATTCTCGCAAATCTGGAGGGCGTcagtgaagaagagcgcgataATTCTATCTTTGGTTGGAAGGGTCTTGTGGACGCAGGCGTGGTCGAGTACCTTGatgcagaggaggaagagactGCAATGATTATCATGACGCCTGACGATCTCGAAGAGCACAAGAACATGCGCAACGGAATACAATGGGAGGAGGCCAGAGACGATCCACATCGACGTATCAAGCCCAAGCCAAACGCTTCTGTGCGGATGTGGACGCACTGTGAGATTCACCCGGCCATGATTCTGGGCATCTGTGCCAGTATCATTCCTTTCCCTGATCACAACCAGTCGCCCAGAAACACATAT CAATCTGCCATGGGCAAGCAAGCCATGGGTGTAACGCTCACCAACTACAATGTACGCATGGACACGATGGCCAATGTGCTATATTACCCACAGAAGCCATTGGCGACGACCAGAAGCATGGAGTTCCTGCGCTTCCGAGATCTGCCTGCAGGTCAGAACGCTATCGTTGCCATCGCTTGCTATTCGGGTTACAACCAGGAAGATTCCGTCATCATGAATCAGAGCAGCATTGACCGTGGCCTATTCCGGTCGCTTTTCTTCCGTGCATACATGGACCAGGAGAAGCGTGTGGGTATGGCTGTGGTCGAGGCGTTTGAGAAGCCCACGCGCGCCGACACCATGCGCATGAAGCAGGGCTCGTATGACAAGCTTGACGAGGATGGAATCGTGGCACCCGGCGCTCGTGTATCAGGAGATGATATCATTATCGGCAAGACTGCGCCTATGCCTCCGGACGCAGAAGAGCTGGGTCAGCGAACAAAGCTACACGTCAAGCGCGACGTCAGTACACCTCTGCGTTCTACTGAGAACGGTCTCGTGGATCAAGTGCTCATCACGACGAACACCGAAGGTCTGCGCTTCGTCAAGGTGAGGACGAGAGTGACAAAGGTCCCACAAATTGGTGATAAGTTTGCTTCCCGTCACGGACAGAAGGGTACAATTGGTATCACTTACCGACAGGAGGACATGCCGTTCAGCGCGGACGGTCTCACGcccgacatcatcatcaacccCCACGCTATTCCCAGTCGTATGACCATTGCTCACTTGATCGAGTGTTTGCTTTCCAAGGTTGGCGCCTTGCAAGGTCAGGAAGGTGACGCCACGCCCTTCACAGATGTTACAGTCTCGTCTGTCTCGGCAATCCTGGCTTCGCACGGCTTCCAGCAGCGTGGATTCGAAGTCATGTACAATGGACACACAGGCAAGAAGCTGAACGCGCAGGTCTTCCTTGGCCCTACTTACTACCAACGTCTGCGACACATGGTGGACGACAAGATTCATGCCCGAGCACGTGGTCCACTGCAGATTCTCACACGCCAGCCTGTGGAAGGTCGTGCTCGAGATGGTGGACTTCGTTTCGGAGAGATGGAACGCGATTGTATGATTGCCCACGGTGCTTCGGCCTTCTTGAAGGAGCGTCTTCTCGACGTCTCAGACGCCTTCCGCGTCCACATTTGCGAGATTTGTGGTCTGATGACACCGATTGCCTCTatcaagaagcagcagttCGAATGCCGCCCTTGCAAGAACAAAACCAAGATTGCGCAGATCATCATTCCATACGCGGCtaagctcctcttccagGAGTTGGCAGCCATGAATGTGGCAACGCGCATGTTCACGAATCGCAGCGGCATCAGCATTCGATAA
- a CDS encoding uncharacterized protein (BUSCO:EOG09263QPR) yields the protein MDLILAAHEQQEKKGNLSKAIDDVQKLIDLLQSTRDAVADTPDKAVLHLAKLSTPVKQSFSKIEEDLKEVNKGINQYSKALKDKFKSTVLPTNASDALTSQPHLINRAIAMHLLREGKFDVAKTFVREVKEHPPAGTEATGTEFNHAAGMDWIEDLADETMQDSSEDRLETEGERSGLQQKFADMYHILDALRNQHNLEPAIDWAHHHSHELEHRGSNLEFELSRLKFVELYHSKSDEMTDGEPDYLAGPVRALEYARNVFPTFGERYSRETSSLSASLAFSPNLEDSPFNALFHNQSAFEEASVSFTREFCGMLGLSSQSPLYTAVTAGGIALPVFEKFERVMAQTRGQWSSVNELPVETPLPPGYAFHSIFVCPVSKDQATDANPPMMLPCGHVLAKESLDQHSKGKSRMKCPYCPQECHPRDAKRVYI from the coding sequence atggacCTCATTCTAGCAGCTcacgagcagcaggagaagaagggcaatCTCTCCAAGGCAATCGACGATGTGCAGAAACTGATCGATTTGCTGCAATCCACACGAGATGCCGTCGCCGACACCCCGGACAAGGCAGTGCTTCATCTGGCGAAGCTCTCCACTCCCGTGAAGCAGTCCTTCAGCAAGATCGAGGAGGATCTGAAGGAGGTTAATAAAGGCATCAACCAATACTCAAAGGCGCTGAAAGACAAGTTCAAGAGCACGGTTTTGCCCACAAACGCTAGCGATGCACTGACCAGCCAGCCGCATCTTATCAACCGTGCCATCGCCATGCATCTGTTGCGCGAGGGCAAGTTCGATGTTGCAAAGACCTTCGTGAGAGAGGTGAAAGAGCATCCGCCGGCAGGAACGGAAGCAACAGGGACAGAATTCAATCATGCCGCGGGAATGGACTGGATCGAAGATCTCGCCGACGAAACGATGCAAGATAGCAGTGAAGACAGGCTGGAAACAGAAGGAGAACGGAGTGGGTTACAGCAGAAATTCGCAGACATGTATCACATTCTCGATGCCCTGCGTAATCAGCACAACCTCGAGCCGGCGATAGATTGGGCGCATCACCACAGCCATGAACTAGAACACCGTGGTTCGAACCTCGAATTTGAACTGAGCAGGTTGAAGTTTGTGGAGCTCTATCATTCGAAATCCGACGAAATGACGGATGGTGAACCAGACTATCTCGCTGGTCCGGTGCGAGCGCTGGAATACGCCCGCAATGTCTTCCCCACCTTTGGCGAGCGTTACAGTCGGGAAACCTCGTCGCTTAGTGCCTCTCTTGCTTTCAGTCCCAATCTGGAGGACTCTCCCTTCAACGCATTATTCCACAATCAGTCCGCATTCGAAGAAGCATCCGTGTCCTTTACTCGGGAGTTCTGCGGCATGCTAGGACTCTCATCGCAGTCGCCACTATACACAGCCGTCACAGCTGGCGGTATTGCCCTTCCCGTGTTTGAGAAGTTTGAGCGCGTGATGGCGCAAACAAGAGGGCAATGGTCCAGTGTCAACGAGCTACCAGTGGAGACTCCCCTGCCACCTGGCTATGCCTTCCACAGCATCTTCGTCTGTCCTGTTAGCAAGGACCAGGCGACTGATGCGAACCCGCCGATGATGCTACCTTGTGGACATGTACTAGCTAAAGAGAGTTTGGATCAGCATAGCAAGGGCAAGAGCAGGATGAAGTGTCCTTATTGTCCCCAAGAGTGCCACCCAAGAGATGCTAAGAGAGTCTACATTTAG